One Kineococcus radiotolerans SRS30216 = ATCC BAA-149 DNA window includes the following coding sequences:
- a CDS encoding helix-turn-helix transcriptional regulator has translation MATTSSRTLRLLSLLQARRSWPGAELADRLGVSPRTLRRDVDRLRALGYPVHAARGVAGGYRLAPGASLPPLALDDEEAVALVLGLQSVVDAAPASAEAALRALTKAVRVLPPRLQRRVDALRAATATSPAGSGPGRLPGPDPAVLLTLAAAVQAGERTTLDYTTADGRTGPRSVEPHRLVPLWRFWYLLAHDLDRADWRVFRVDRIASATAGGARFRPREVPDADVTAFVRRRIDTAPAGHAVRAVLHCTPGHARRRVSPWTRITDLPGGRCLLSWSTDELDRAAFELVRVGCDVSEVEPPELVAVLREWAQRLDRAARPPGPGLEASPDRPDDLPDR, from the coding sequence GTGGCGACGACGAGCTCCCGCACCCTGCGCCTGCTGTCCCTCCTCCAGGCCCGCCGGTCCTGGCCCGGGGCGGAGCTGGCCGACCGGCTCGGCGTCTCCCCCCGCACCCTGCGCCGCGACGTGGACCGGCTGCGGGCCCTGGGCTACCCCGTGCACGCCGCGCGCGGCGTGGCCGGCGGGTACCGGCTGGCGCCGGGTGCGTCGCTGCCGCCGCTGGCCCTCGACGACGAGGAGGCCGTCGCGCTGGTCCTGGGCCTGCAGTCGGTCGTGGACGCCGCGCCGGCCTCCGCCGAGGCCGCGCTGCGGGCCCTCACCAAGGCGGTGCGGGTCCTGCCGCCGCGGTTGCAGCGGCGGGTGGACGCCCTGCGCGCGGCCACCGCCACCAGCCCCGCCGGCTCCGGGCCGGGCCGCCTCCCCGGCCCCGACCCCGCCGTCCTGCTCACCCTCGCCGCAGCCGTCCAGGCCGGCGAGCGGACCACCCTCGACTACACGACCGCCGACGGCAGGACCGGCCCGCGGTCCGTGGAACCGCACCGCCTCGTCCCGCTGTGGCGCTTCTGGTACCTGCTGGCCCACGACCTCGACCGCGCGGACTGGCGGGTCTTCCGCGTCGACCGCATCGCGAGCGCCACCGCCGGGGGTGCGCGGTTCCGCCCCCGGGAGGTCCCCGACGCCGACGTCACCGCCTTCGTGCGGCGCCGCATCGACACCGCACCCGCCGGCCACGCGGTCCGCGCGGTGCTGCACTGCACCCCCGGGCACGCCCGGCGGCGGGTGAGCCCCTGGACGCGGATCACCGACCTCCCCGGCGGGCGCTGCCTCCTGTCCTGGAGCACCGACGAGCTGGACCGGGCCGCGTTCGAGCTCGTCCGCGTCGGCTGCGACGTCAGCGAGGTGGAGCCCCCGGAGCTGGTGGCCGTCCTGCGGGAGTGGGCGCAGCGGCTGGACCGCGCCGCGCGGCCGCCGGGGCCCGGCCTCGAGGCCTCCCCGGATCGTCCCGACGACCTCCCCGACCGGTGA
- a CDS encoding DinB family protein has translation MFGAGKWSESEVLVGYLDQQLEAIRASAHGLSEEQARATPCRSALSVGGLLKHVVHVLEGRLGSSAQPTAEEVARFTASFSLGEGETLAGTLEAFDRVRAQYLARVSSTDPADEVLEPPAPWFGVLDPTPSVQRYRLVHHVEELARHAGHADILREQLDGASSPSLLAAVHGWPANDFVQPWTPGTGGDDAPRAVGRPGAGG, from the coding sequence GTGTTCGGAGCCGGGAAGTGGTCGGAGAGCGAGGTCCTGGTCGGCTACCTCGACCAGCAGCTGGAGGCGATCCGGGCCTCGGCGCACGGGCTGAGCGAGGAGCAGGCGCGGGCGACGCCGTGCCGCAGCGCGCTGTCCGTGGGCGGGCTCCTCAAGCACGTCGTGCACGTGCTGGAGGGCAGGCTGGGCAGCAGCGCCCAGCCGACCGCGGAGGAGGTGGCGCGGTTCACGGCGAGCTTCTCCCTCGGCGAGGGCGAGACCCTCGCCGGGACGCTGGAGGCCTTCGACCGCGTCCGGGCGCAGTACCTGGCGCGGGTCTCGTCCACCGACCCCGCGGACGAGGTGCTGGAGCCGCCGGCCCCGTGGTTCGGGGTGCTCGACCCGACGCCGTCGGTGCAGCGCTACCGGCTGGTCCACCACGTCGAGGAGCTCGCCCGCCACGCCGGGCACGCCGACATCCTGCGGGAGCAGCTGGACGGGGCGTCGTCGCCGTCGCTGCTGGCGGCGGTGCACGGGTGGCCGGCCAACGACTTCGTCCAGCCGTGGACGCCGGGCACCGGCGGGGACGACGCGCCCCGGGCGGTGGGACGGCCCGGCGCCGGCGGCTGA
- a CDS encoding putative bifunctional diguanylate cyclase/phosphodiesterase gives MTFPPRRRATGALLLTGAGVAGLLSPWALPTYVVLLGGLLVALAARPLVRPEGRRVWGAFGAGAAALAGTQLVLLLSSGQADVTAAALVEHRELALLALLAYPVLYGGQMGLLRRRVRELLPSAWLDGVLTLIALAAAGCAFLVGPVVAATGVGRAAALALVARPALDLLLLSVALATCGILGRRSGARTVLLAAAFGVLTVADTAGVARLCGVLDAPWTGAAVDAGRLTALALVAVAAWSREEEGVAGDVTTGWTSMLTPLVVLTTSCTLLAVDHVHRLPSPTVPLALLGLAGVGAKAAVVFREVLRLADSRRLALTDDLTGLPNRRALAEALRRTTTQDVPATLLLLDLDGFKEVNDTHGHAWGDRLLRLAAERVQPLVPPGGLLARVGGDEFALLLPGDVPAGDTAARVGAALGEPALVGSRWTSTGSSTGVATWPFTDHDPRTDPGTDPAGELLRRADAAMYVAKRAGGGWASYDDDQDRAARAQRVLAEELASGIAAGQLTAHYQPQVDVRSGRTVGLEALVRWEHPRRGTLAPGAFLDLAESHGLMAEVTGTVLRRAARDAARWHRQGHRLRISVNLATSCLLNPALPLLVEQVLDETGLDPAALVLEITETTLMAEPARSRETIEDLLRLGTSVSIDDYGTGYSSLAYLQDLPAAELKLDRAFTVRLTGDPRTAAIIASTADLAHSLGLRMLVEGVEDAETLRRLAELGVDETQGYHHAQPMPAADVPGWLAAQVPVPAGARGPRAATLGR, from the coding sequence GTGACGTTCCCTCCTCGACGCAGAGCGACCGGCGCGCTGCTCCTGACCGGCGCGGGGGTCGCGGGCCTCCTCTCCCCCTGGGCCCTGCCCACCTACGTCGTCCTCCTGGGCGGCCTCCTCGTCGCCCTGGCGGCCCGGCCCCTGGTGCGCCCGGAGGGACGCCGGGTCTGGGGCGCGTTCGGCGCGGGGGCCGCGGCGCTCGCCGGGACGCAGCTGGTCCTGCTGCTGTCCTCCGGGCAGGCCGACGTCACCGCGGCGGCCCTCGTCGAGCACCGCGAGCTCGCCCTCCTCGCCCTGCTCGCCTACCCCGTCCTCTACGGCGGGCAGATGGGGCTGCTGCGCCGGCGCGTGCGGGAGCTGCTGCCCAGCGCGTGGCTCGACGGGGTCCTGACCCTGATCGCGCTCGCGGCCGCCGGTTGCGCCTTCCTCGTCGGCCCCGTCGTCGCCGCGACCGGCGTCGGCCGCGCCGCCGCCCTCGCCCTGGTCGCGCGCCCGGCCCTGGACCTGCTCCTGCTCTCGGTGGCCCTGGCCACCTGCGGCATCCTCGGCCGGCGCAGCGGCGCGCGCACCGTCCTCCTCGCCGCCGCCTTCGGGGTCCTCACCGTCGCCGACACCGCCGGGGTCGCCCGGCTCTGCGGCGTCCTCGACGCGCCCTGGACGGGCGCGGCCGTGGACGCGGGCCGGCTCACCGCGCTGGCCCTGGTCGCGGTCGCGGCCTGGTCCCGCGAGGAGGAGGGGGTCGCCGGGGACGTCACGACCGGGTGGACGTCGATGCTCACCCCGCTGGTCGTCCTCACCACGAGCTGCACGCTGCTGGCCGTCGACCACGTGCACCGGCTCCCCTCCCCCACCGTCCCGCTGGCCCTGCTCGGCCTGGCCGGGGTCGGGGCGAAGGCGGCGGTCGTGTTCCGCGAGGTCCTGCGCCTGGCCGACAGCCGCCGCCTCGCCCTCACCGACGACCTCACCGGCCTGCCCAACCGCCGCGCCCTCGCCGAGGCCCTGCGGCGCACCACCACCCAGGACGTCCCCGCGACCCTGCTGCTGCTGGACCTGGACGGGTTCAAGGAGGTCAACGACACCCACGGCCACGCCTGGGGGGACCGGCTGCTGCGGCTGGCCGCGGAGCGGGTGCAGCCCCTCGTCCCGCCCGGCGGCCTGCTGGCACGGGTCGGTGGCGACGAGTTCGCCCTGCTGCTGCCCGGCGACGTCCCGGCCGGCGACACCGCCGCCCGGGTCGGGGCCGCCCTCGGCGAGCCCGCGCTCGTGGGGTCGCGCTGGACCTCGACGGGCTCCAGCACCGGTGTCGCGACCTGGCCGTTCACCGACCACGACCCCCGGACCGACCCGGGCACCGATCCCGCGGGCGAGCTGCTGCGCCGCGCCGACGCGGCGATGTACGTCGCCAAGCGCGCCGGCGGCGGCTGGGCGTCCTACGACGACGACCAGGACCGCGCCGCGCGCGCCCAGCGGGTCCTGGCCGAGGAACTGGCGAGCGGGATCGCCGCCGGGCAGCTCACCGCCCACTACCAGCCGCAGGTCGACGTCCGCAGCGGCCGCACCGTCGGCCTCGAGGCCCTCGTCCGCTGGGAGCACCCCCGCCGGGGGACGCTGGCCCCGGGCGCGTTCCTCGACCTCGCCGAGAGCCACGGGCTGATGGCCGAGGTGACCGGCACGGTCCTGCGCCGGGCCGCCCGCGACGCCGCCCGCTGGCACCGCCAGGGCCACCGGCTGCGGATCTCGGTCAACCTGGCCACCAGCTGCCTGCTCAACCCCGCCCTGCCGCTGCTGGTGGAGCAGGTCCTGGACGAGACCGGGCTGGACCCCGCCGCCCTCGTCTTGGAGATCACCGAGACGACCCTCATGGCCGAGCCCGCCCGCAGCCGGGAGACGATCGAGGACCTGCTGCGGCTGGGGACGTCGGTGAGCATCGACGACTACGGCACCGGGTACTCCTCGCTGGCGTACCTGCAGGACCTGCCCGCGGCCGAGCTCAAGCTCGACCGGGCCTTCACCGTGCGCCTGACCGGCGACCCGCGCACCGCCGCGATCATCGCGAGCACCGCCGACCTCGCCCACAGCCTCGGGCTGCGGATGCTCGTCGAGGGGGTCGAGGACGCCGAGACCTTGCGGCGCCTCGCGGAGCTGGGCGTGGACGAGACCCAGGGCTACCACCACGCGCAGCCCATGCCCGCGGCCGACGTCCCCGGCTGGCTGGCCGCCCAGGTCCCCGTCCCCGCCGGGGCCCGCGGCCCGCGCGCCGCGACACTGGGGCGGTGA
- a CDS encoding D-2-hydroxyacid dehydrogenase has translation MTGTHDVLIVPVGSAPDPAPLRELTDVRVVDPHDPALPAALAAADGLVVWDGSSPALERAWEAADPRRLRWVHTSSAGPDRLLFPALRAHPCVLTCSRGVLDTDIAEYVLACVLALLKDLPRTVALQAGHRWLHRGTRSLAGRRALVVGAGSIGTRTAKLFSALGVHVDGIVRTPRPAAAPFGSLSGPQSLPEVVGDYDLVLVTAPLSEATRGLVSREVVARMRPATIVVNVGRGPVVDEDALLEALQENRISGVALDVWATEPLPADSPWWDLPGALVSPHLAGDAEGFTDRLEELLREQVRRFAVGEPLHHVVDKTHGYAVAPTVAR, from the coding sequence GTGACCGGCACCCACGACGTCCTGATCGTCCCCGTGGGCAGCGCCCCCGACCCCGCGCCGCTGCGGGAGCTCACCGACGTCCGGGTGGTGGACCCGCACGACCCGGCCCTGCCCGCCGCGCTGGCGGCGGCGGACGGCCTCGTCGTCTGGGACGGTTCCTCCCCGGCCCTGGAGCGCGCCTGGGAGGCCGCGGACCCGCGGCGGCTGCGCTGGGTGCACACCAGCAGCGCCGGCCCGGACCGGCTGCTCTTCCCCGCGCTGCGCGCGCACCCGTGCGTCCTCACCTGCAGCCGCGGGGTCCTGGACACCGACATCGCCGAGTACGTCCTGGCCTGCGTGCTGGCCCTCCTCAAGGACCTGCCCCGCACCGTCGCGCTGCAGGCCGGGCACCGCTGGCTGCACCGCGGGACCCGCAGCCTCGCCGGGCGGCGCGCCCTCGTCGTCGGCGCGGGCTCCATCGGGACGCGCACGGCGAAGCTGTTCAGCGCGCTCGGCGTGCACGTCGACGGGATCGTCCGCACCCCGCGCCCGGCCGCTGCTCCGTTCGGGTCGCTGTCCGGGCCGCAGTCGCTGCCCGAGGTCGTCGGCGACTACGACCTCGTGCTCGTCACCGCCCCGCTGTCGGAGGCCACCCGCGGGCTGGTGAGCCGCGAGGTCGTGGCGCGGATGCGGCCGGCGACGATCGTCGTGAACGTGGGCCGCGGCCCCGTCGTGGACGAGGACGCGCTGCTGGAAGCGTTGCAGGAGAACAGGATCAGCGGGGTCGCCCTCGACGTCTGGGCCACCGAGCCGCTGCCCGCGGACAGCCCCTGGTGGGACCTGCCCGGCGCGCTCGTCTCCCCGCACCTGGCCGGGGACGCCGAGGGCTTCACCGACCGGCTGGAGGAGCTGCTGCGCGAGCAGGTGCGCCGCTTCGCGGTCGGGGAACCCCTGCACCACGTCGTCGACAAGACGCACGGCTACGCGGTGGCCCCTACGGTGGCGAGGTGA
- a CDS encoding diacylglycerol/lipid kinase family protein: protein MSEPLHRVVVVLNPNSTGDGPSNARELQEQLAATDPALRVELVETQHAGHAEEIARDAVTAEAGTLVVSASGDGGYHEVVNGVVAAGRGMAAVLASGNANDHATATQTRPLAEAIHAFAAGGPETRIDLLEVSGAGRTRVAHSYVGVGITPVAAAALNEHHLDAVKEALLVAKAFWGFRPMTIAHEGRRIKLDSLVFANIDRMAKYAQISDDSAPDDGRFETLLIPHRGKLRLVLEFLRVVSGRHESRSRSTPYEFQTQSPMPLQMDGEVFHVDSGSTVTVRCLPRALRTVG from the coding sequence GTGAGCGAGCCCCTGCACCGCGTCGTCGTCGTCCTGAACCCCAACAGCACCGGCGACGGGCCGAGCAACGCCCGGGAGCTGCAGGAGCAGCTCGCCGCCACCGACCCCGCGCTGCGGGTCGAGCTCGTCGAGACCCAGCACGCCGGGCACGCCGAGGAGATCGCCCGCGACGCGGTGACGGCCGAGGCGGGCACCCTCGTCGTCTCCGCCAGCGGCGACGGCGGCTACCACGAGGTCGTCAACGGCGTCGTGGCGGCGGGACGCGGCATGGCCGCGGTGCTGGCCTCCGGCAACGCCAACGACCACGCCACCGCCACCCAGACCCGCCCGCTGGCCGAGGCGATCCACGCCTTCGCCGCCGGCGGCCCGGAGACCCGCATCGACCTGCTGGAGGTCTCCGGCGCGGGCCGGACGCGGGTGGCGCACTCCTACGTCGGGGTCGGCATCACCCCCGTCGCGGCCGCCGCCCTCAACGAGCACCACCTCGACGCCGTCAAGGAGGCGCTGCTCGTCGCCAAGGCGTTCTGGGGCTTCCGGCCGATGACCATCGCCCACGAGGGGCGCCGCATCAAGCTCGACAGCCTGGTGTTCGCGAACATCGACCGGATGGCCAAGTACGCCCAGATCTCCGACGACTCCGCCCCCGACGACGGCCGGTTCGAGACCCTGCTCATCCCCCACCGGGGCAAGCTGCGGCTGGTCCTGGAGTTCCTGCGCGTCGTCAGCGGCCGCCACGAGTCCCGCTCGCGCTCCACCCCGTACGAGTTCCAGACGCAGTCGCCGATGCCGCTGCAGATGGACGGGGAGGTCTTCCACGTCGACTCCGGGTCGACGGTGACGGTGCGGTGCTTGCCCCGGGCCCTGCGCACCGTCGGCTGA
- a CDS encoding alpha/beta fold hydrolase has product MRFEERVVPVPGGELGVDVGPAGAATVLLLPGQSLGPEVLLGVGEDLAAAGSRVVVVHTRGTGRSRVEPGRWTTATFAEDAVAVLDALGVERAHVHGFSMGGRVATVLAARHPGRVARLVLGASGPGGPLEVPRDPQVTRGLRRTATPEGLRALRELFFTPGWIDANPAVAERFTPRGTPAARRAHHEASTGHDASALLAAITAPTLVLHGADDAMTPVGNAEVLAARIPGARLAVLPGARHGYLEEFRAEASALVAEFLG; this is encoded by the coding sequence GTGCGCTTCGAGGAACGGGTCGTGCCTGTCCCCGGCGGTGAGCTCGGCGTCGACGTCGGTCCCGCCGGTGCCGCCACGGTCCTGCTGCTGCCGGGGCAGTCGCTGGGCCCGGAGGTCCTCCTCGGCGTGGGCGAGGACCTCGCCGCGGCGGGGTCGCGGGTCGTGGTCGTCCACACCCGCGGCACCGGCCGCAGCCGGGTGGAGCCGGGGAGGTGGACGACGGCCACCTTCGCCGAGGACGCCGTCGCCGTCCTCGACGCCCTGGGGGTGGAGCGGGCGCACGTCCACGGGTTCTCCATGGGTGGGCGGGTCGCCACGGTCCTCGCCGCCCGCCACCCCGGGCGGGTGGCCCGGCTGGTGCTGGGGGCCAGCGGACCCGGCGGGCCCCTGGAGGTCCCCCGCGACCCGCAGGTGACCCGCGGTCTGCGGCGCACCGCCACGCCGGAGGGCCTGCGCGCCCTGCGGGAGCTGTTCTTCACCCCCGGGTGGATCGACGCGAACCCCGCGGTCGCGGAGCGGTTCACCCCCCGCGGGACCCCCGCGGCCCGCCGCGCCCACCACGAGGCCAGCACCGGCCACGACGCCTCCGCCCTGCTGGCCGCGATCACCGCCCCGACCCTCGTCCTGCACGGCGCGGACGACGCGATGACCCCCGTCGGCAACGCCGAGGTCCTCGCCGCGCGGATCCCCGGCGCGCGGCTCGCCGTCCTGCCCGGGGCCCGGCACGGGTACCTGGAGGAGTTCCGGGCGGAGGCCTCCGCGCTGGTCGCGGAGTTCCTCGGCTGA
- a CDS encoding GGDEF domain-containing protein: protein MPGAAWRLGADLGVLVLALLAVGAVQHVLGRGSDPALTFIGVAEGTAALVAAASLARSGLRVLPRGAARTAQLLLAAGCACFAAGQALYTADDVLGVTTSATTGSDGPFLAFALLLVASSAVHLRGRVRSHTGVRAVLDGALLGLSLLTVVWVLWLGEAVARADDRPLALVIPLTYPVLDVVFLTVTIVSVLRGGLTVPGVLVMAAAAALACADGSYFYGVLGEHGFETGGFADFCWMTAFGLFAVAARYRRTTRDSPRPPAPGSVGWLVPYFALLPATTAGAVRLWTATDRFVLVTVLAMVVLAMARQFLALDDHRRLLAVAEDQRAQLDHLAHVDPLTGLENRRRFSERLGDAVRASLVTGSPVVVAFVDLDGFKAVNDTSGHAAGDELLRQVAGRLRGAVREADCAARWGGDEFAVLVTDPHVEAAEVVERLRAAVARPFPLGEGPLRASASIGAVREDPRELLAALPGGGDADPVPDLVEALLAAADARMYQVKRARRGPVPAPR from the coding sequence GTGCCGGGCGCTGCGTGGCGCCTCGGCGCGGACCTCGGCGTGCTCGTCCTGGCCCTGCTCGCGGTGGGCGCCGTCCAGCACGTCCTGGGCCGCGGCAGCGACCCGGCCCTGACCTTCATCGGCGTCGCCGAGGGCACCGCCGCCCTCGTGGCCGCGGCCAGCCTGGCCCGGTCGGGGCTGCGGGTCCTCCCGCGCGGTGCCGCGCGGACCGCGCAGCTGCTGCTCGCCGCCGGGTGCGCCTGCTTCGCCGCCGGCCAGGCCCTCTACACCGCCGACGACGTCCTCGGGGTGACGACGAGCGCCACCACCGGCAGCGACGGGCCCTTCCTGGCCTTCGCGCTCCTGCTGGTGGCGTCCTCGGCGGTGCACCTGCGCGGGCGGGTCCGCTCCCACACCGGGGTGCGCGCCGTCCTCGACGGGGCCCTGCTCGGCCTGTCGCTGCTCACCGTCGTGTGGGTGCTGTGGCTGGGGGAGGCCGTCGCCCGCGCCGACGACCGCCCCCTGGCCCTCGTCATCCCCCTCACCTACCCCGTCCTGGACGTCGTGTTCCTCACGGTGACGATCGTCTCGGTGCTGCGCGGGGGCCTGACCGTGCCCGGCGTCCTGGTGATGGCCGCCGCCGCGGCGCTGGCCTGCGCCGACGGGAGCTACTTCTACGGCGTCCTCGGCGAGCACGGCTTCGAGACCGGCGGGTTCGCCGACTTCTGCTGGATGACCGCGTTCGGGCTCTTCGCGGTGGCCGCCCGCTACCGCCGCACCACCCGCGACTCCCCGCGCCCGCCGGCGCCGGGGTCGGTGGGGTGGCTCGTCCCCTACTTCGCCCTGCTGCCCGCGACGACCGCGGGAGCCGTGCGGCTGTGGACCGCCACCGACCGCTTCGTCCTCGTGACCGTCCTGGCGATGGTCGTCCTGGCCATGGCCCGCCAGTTCCTCGCCCTCGACGACCACCGGCGGCTGCTGGCGGTGGCCGAGGACCAGCGCGCGCAGCTCGACCACCTCGCCCACGTCGACCCGCTGACCGGCCTGGAGAACCGCCGCCGGTTCTCCGAGCGCCTCGGGGATGCCGTCCGCGCGTCGCTGGTCACGGGGTCCCCGGTGGTCGTCGCCTTCGTCGACCTCGACGGCTTCAAGGCCGTCAACGACACCTCCGGCCACGCCGCGGGCGACGAGCTGCTGCGGCAGGTGGCGGGCCGGCTGCGCGGGGCGGTGCGCGAGGCCGACTGCGCGGCCCGCTGGGGCGGGGACGAGTTCGCGGTGCTCGTCACCGACCCGCACGTCGAGGCCGCCGAGGTCGTCGAGCGGCTGCGCGCCGCGGTGGCCCGGCCCTTCCCGCTGGGCGAGGGGCCGCTGCGGGCCAGCGCGAGCATCGGCGCCGTGCGGGAGGACCCGCGCGAACTGCTCGCGGCCCTGCCCGGCGGGGGGGACGCGGACCCGGTGCCCGACCTCGTCGAGGCGCTGCTCGCGGCCGCCGACGCCCGGATGTACCAGGTGAAGCGGGCCCGGCGCGGTCCCGTCCCGGCCCCGCGCTAG
- a CDS encoding ATP-binding protein codes for MDEDTGAAAPAGEPRDRGLEGLLAALPLGVLVVGAQGRVHAQNDAARAAFGLSGPAAFADVFPRSSPDAPPFAVRRADEAAPEPVEVVGRDADGTTFPVEVTVSPGPRPGTSLVLTRDLRGAARAEAELRRQRGLTELLLESTTDGFLGTDREGQVLFANTAVRRLLRQRASDLVGRPLAQVGRRPADATLPDGPALSDVLDGSGEGAGGGRAVLWDRYGTPLSVQVAVSPLITGEEVVGSVLTVRDATEQERVEELKRQFTAVVSHELRTPLTAIKASLRLVTSGVLGPLPEEPARLLRIADENADRLAALVNDILDVERLDAGTMPLEPEDVDLADLARAGVEQLESTAVAAGVELVLGEVGPARVHADPHRIAQALTNLVGNAVKFSEAGGRVEVTCRRTAREARLAVRDEGRGIPHDQLEAVFDRFRQVYASDAQRQSGSGLGLAITKGIVERSGGRVELRSRPNEGSEFTVVLPLTDAEEDAPPPEP; via the coding sequence GTGGACGAGGACACGGGGGCCGCGGCTCCAGCGGGCGAACCGCGCGACCGGGGACTGGAGGGGCTGCTGGCCGCCCTGCCGCTGGGGGTGCTCGTCGTGGGCGCCCAGGGGCGGGTGCACGCGCAGAACGACGCCGCGCGGGCCGCGTTCGGGCTGAGCGGGCCGGCCGCCTTCGCCGACGTCTTCCCCCGCAGCTCCCCCGACGCGCCGCCGTTCGCGGTGCGCCGCGCGGACGAGGCGGCGCCGGAACCGGTGGAGGTCGTCGGACGGGACGCGGACGGGACGACGTTCCCCGTGGAGGTCACCGTCTCGCCCGGCCCTCGGCCCGGCACGTCCCTGGTCCTCACGCGGGACCTGCGGGGCGCGGCGCGCGCCGAGGCGGAGCTGCGCCGCCAGCGCGGCCTGACCGAGCTGCTGCTGGAGTCCACGACCGACGGCTTCCTCGGCACCGACCGCGAGGGGCAGGTCCTGTTCGCCAACACCGCGGTGCGCCGGCTGCTGCGCCAGCGCGCCAGCGACCTCGTGGGCCGCCCGCTGGCGCAGGTGGGCCGGCGCCCGGCCGACGCCACCCTCCCCGACGGCCCCGCCCTCTCCGACGTCCTCGACGGCAGCGGCGAGGGCGCCGGGGGCGGGCGGGCGGTGCTGTGGGACCGCTACGGCACCCCGCTGTCGGTGCAGGTCGCCGTCTCCCCGTTGATCACCGGTGAGGAGGTCGTCGGCAGCGTCCTCACCGTGCGCGACGCCACCGAGCAGGAGCGGGTGGAGGAGCTGAAGCGGCAGTTCACCGCCGTCGTCAGCCACGAGCTGCGGACCCCGCTGACGGCGATCAAGGCGAGCCTGCGGCTGGTGACCAGCGGGGTGCTCGGGCCGCTGCCGGAGGAGCCGGCGCGGTTGCTGCGCATCGCCGACGAGAACGCCGACCGGCTCGCGGCGCTGGTGAACGACATCCTGGACGTGGAGCGCCTGGACGCCGGGACGATGCCGCTGGAACCGGAGGACGTCGACCTGGCCGACCTGGCGCGCGCCGGGGTGGAGCAGCTGGAGAGCACCGCCGTGGCCGCCGGGGTGGAGCTGGTGCTCGGCGAGGTGGGGCCGGCGCGGGTGCACGCCGACCCGCACCGCATCGCGCAGGCCCTGACGAACCTGGTGGGCAACGCCGTGAAGTTCAGCGAGGCCGGTGGGCGGGTCGAGGTGACCTGCCGGCGCACCGCGCGGGAGGCCCGGCTGGCGGTGCGCGACGAGGGCCGCGGCATCCCCCACGACCAGCTGGAAGCCGTGTTCGACCGCTTCCGGCAGGTGTACGCCAGCGACGCGCAGCGGCAGTCCGGCAGCGGCCTGGGCCTGGCCATCACCAAGGGGATCGTCGAGCGCAGCGGCGGGCGGGTCGAGCTGCGCAGTCGGCCGAACGAGGGAAGCGAGTTCACCGTGGTGCTGCCCCTGACCGATGCAGAGGAGGACGCACCCCCACCCGAACCCTGA